A genomic stretch from Geothermobacter hydrogeniphilus includes:
- a CDS encoding ExeA family protein codes for MSYLEQFGLEREPFSNAPDARFYYDTEQHSQALLRLMYAIDSNKGLAVLIGGVGTGKTTLARRMLENLPEEKYESSLLVMVHSGITQEWILTRIAMQLGVEAPAMDRLTLLKQLYDRLLDIEESGRRAVVLIDEAQMLESRELMEEFRGLLNLEIPGKKLLNIIFFGLPEVEDCLRLDEPLAQRVAVKYHLKSMPVETTEAYIKHRLRVAKAPRMLFDADTVPAIHRYAGGVPRLINTICDNCLFEAYLRKLPRVNAQVLNSVVGDLGLLQQPVVAPPPRSEADDLAEIESMLDSLEKK; via the coding sequence ATGAGTTATCTAGAGCAGTTCGGGCTTGAGCGTGAACCATTTTCAAATGCTCCTGATGCCCGTTTCTATTACGACACGGAACAACACAGTCAGGCCCTGTTGCGGTTGATGTACGCCATTGACTCGAACAAGGGGCTGGCGGTGCTGATCGGTGGTGTCGGCACAGGGAAGACCACCCTGGCCCGCCGGATGCTGGAAAACCTGCCGGAAGAAAAATATGAATCTTCGTTGCTGGTGATGGTTCATTCCGGGATCACCCAGGAATGGATTCTGACCCGGATCGCCATGCAGTTGGGGGTGGAGGCTCCCGCCATGGACCGGTTGACGCTGCTCAAGCAGCTTTATGACCGGCTGCTGGATATCGAGGAAAGCGGTCGCCGGGCGGTGGTGCTGATCGATGAGGCGCAAATGCTTGAATCGCGGGAACTGATGGAAGAATTCCGCGGCCTGCTCAATCTTGAAATCCCCGGCAAGAAGTTGCTCAATATCATCTTCTTCGGGTTGCCCGAGGTTGAAGACTGTCTGCGTCTTGATGAGCCGCTGGCGCAGCGGGTGGCGGTCAAGTATCACCTCAAGTCGATGCCCGTAGAGACGACCGAAGCCTATATCAAGCACCGTCTGCGCGTTGCCAAGGCCCCGCGGATGTTGTTTGACGCCGATACGGTGCCTGCCATACACCGTTATGCCGGCGGGGTGCCGCGCCTGATCAATACCATCTGTGACAACTGCCTGTTCGAGGCTTATCTGCGCAAGTTGCCGCGTGTCAATGCCCAGGTGCTCAACAGCGTTGTCGGCGATCTCGGGTTGCTGCAGCAGCCGGTGGTTGCGCCGCCGCCGCGCAGCGAGGCGGATGACCTGGCCGAGATCGAAAGCATGCTGGACAGTCTCGAAAAGAAATGA
- the mutL gene encoding DNA mismatch repair endonuclease MutL yields the protein MTSQIKILPENLCNKIAAGEVVERPASVVKELLENSIDAGARDITIEIEKGGKKLIRLVDDGCGMDRDDIFLCLERHATSKISSADDLFKLQTLGFRGEALPSIAAVSRMVLRSRPPQCEAGMELLLDGGEVKRADVCGMAPGTSVEVRDLFSRLPARRKFLRRDETELAHIGEVVTRTALAHPDIQFRLLHNGRALIDVRRAEGLRARVANLLGRHLASDLVEIDAAGPDCRIHGLISPPQTNRATSGTIYTFVNGRYIRDRVVQHAVLDGYRTLLPKGRYPVVVLFLELDPELVDVNVHPTKHEVRFRQQSQVHDFIVAGLADALRESSWVSPADPGPTPGAEASGPGAVLPMSEKTPSPSGTDRQAEIRESLQRYARTPSPSPDSRPVFAMPSAPAAETVEEDAGFFSGLRLIGQYHNSYLLCQDGPDLLLIDQHAAHERVGFERLRAQWRQGGIERQSLLFPPVLEFSHLEQCRLQENLEKLGRLGFELEPFGGNAFVLKAVPQLLSGSDAEQLVRDVAAELAGLGSSSLIEEALDKVLILMACHRMVRANQALTEAQIRALLKDLDSIDFSAQCPHGRPVMHRLSLAEVEKFFHRI from the coding sequence ATGACCAGCCAGATCAAAATCCTGCCGGAAAATCTGTGCAACAAGATTGCTGCCGGTGAGGTTGTCGAACGCCCCGCCTCGGTGGTCAAGGAACTGCTGGAAAATTCTATCGATGCCGGCGCCCGCGATATCACCATTGAAATCGAGAAGGGCGGCAAGAAACTGATTCGTCTTGTCGATGATGGTTGCGGCATGGACCGGGACGATATCTTCCTCTGTCTGGAGCGGCATGCCACCAGCAAGATATCCTCCGCCGACGATTTATTCAAATTGCAGACTCTCGGCTTTCGCGGTGAGGCCCTGCCGTCCATCGCCGCCGTCTCCCGCATGGTGCTGCGTTCCCGTCCGCCGCAGTGTGAAGCGGGTATGGAACTGCTCCTCGATGGCGGCGAGGTCAAACGGGCCGATGTCTGCGGAATGGCTCCCGGGACCAGTGTCGAGGTTCGAGACCTCTTCTCCCGGTTGCCCGCCAGGCGCAAATTTCTGCGCCGCGACGAAACCGAGTTGGCACACATCGGTGAAGTGGTCACCAGGACGGCCCTGGCCCATCCCGATATCCAGTTTCGATTGTTGCACAATGGTCGCGCCTTGATCGACGTGCGTCGCGCCGAAGGATTGCGTGCCCGGGTTGCCAACCTGCTTGGCAGACACCTGGCCTCAGACCTGGTGGAGATTGATGCTGCCGGACCCGACTGCCGTATCCATGGTCTGATCTCTCCCCCGCAGACCAACCGGGCCACCAGCGGGACGATCTACACGTTTGTCAACGGCCGCTATATTCGTGATCGCGTCGTCCAGCATGCCGTGCTCGACGGTTACCGGACCCTGTTGCCCAAGGGGCGGTATCCGGTCGTGGTGCTGTTCCTGGAACTTGACCCGGAACTGGTGGATGTCAATGTGCATCCGACCAAGCATGAAGTTCGTTTCCGACAGCAGAGTCAGGTCCACGATTTTATCGTCGCCGGTCTTGCCGATGCCCTGCGTGAGTCGTCCTGGGTTTCTCCGGCCGATCCCGGGCCGACGCCGGGTGCGGAGGCGTCTGGACCGGGTGCCGTCCTCCCGATGTCGGAGAAAACGCCGTCCCCGTCGGGAACTGATCGTCAGGCGGAAATTCGTGAAAGCCTGCAGCGTTATGCCCGGACGCCGTCACCGTCCCCGGATTCGCGGCCCGTTTTTGCCATGCCGTCGGCGCCCGCGGCAGAAACTGTTGAGGAGGATGCCGGCTTTTTTTCCGGGCTGCGGCTGATCGGCCAGTATCACAACAGCTACCTGCTTTGCCAGGATGGTCCGGACCTGTTGCTGATCGATCAGCATGCCGCCCATGAACGGGTCGGTTTCGAACGCCTGCGTGCCCAATGGCGGCAGGGGGGCATTGAGCGCCAGAGCCTGTTGTTCCCGCCGGTGCTGGAATTCAGTCACCTGGAACAGTGTCGTCTGCAGGAGAACCTTGAAAAGCTCGGCCGACTCGGGTTCGAACTGGAACCGTTCGGCGGCAATGCTTTTGTCCTCAAGGCGGTTCCCCAGTTGCTGTCGGGCAGTGATGCGGAACAACTGGTGCGTGATGTCGCCGCTGAACTTGCCGGTCTCGGCAGCAGTTCGCTGATCGAAGAGGCCCTGGACAAGGTTCTGATCCTGATGGCCTGTCACCGGATGGTGCGTGCCAATCAGGCCCTGACCGAGGCGCAGATCCGGGCCTTGCTGAAGGACCTTGACAGTATCGATTTCAGTGCCCAGTGTCCCCATGGCCGTCCGGTGATGCATCGCCTCAGCCTGGCCGAGGTGGAAAAGTTCTTTCACCGGATTTGA
- the miaA gene encoding tRNA (adenosine(37)-N6)-dimethylallyltransferase MiaA, producing MTNEPKQPLLVICGPTASGKTGLALSLAEQFPVEIISADSRQVYRRLDIGTAKPTAEELSRVRHHLIDLVEPEQPFSVADFVDLANAAIADIAARGQWPLLVGGTGLYIQALTAGLAETPPADPRLRAALEAEAREHGLGRLYRRLQQVDPPTAARLSPNDQVRIVRALEVEALSGCRMSDFQARHAFSEHPFRLLKLGLLQKREHLYRRIEQRVDAMFAAGLVDEVRALLASGCPADVKGLKTIGYQEVMAYLRGDCDLPTAIELVKRNSRRYAKRQMTWFRRDSSIIWVDPEREFVRITELIAEFNAA from the coding sequence ATGACGAATGAACCGAAGCAACCGTTGCTGGTGATCTGCGGTCCGACCGCCAGCGGCAAAACCGGTCTGGCGCTGAGTCTTGCCGAACAGTTTCCTGTTGAGATCATATCGGCCGATTCCCGCCAGGTTTACCGGCGGCTCGATATCGGCACCGCCAAACCGACCGCCGAAGAACTCTCCCGGGTTCGGCATCACCTGATTGACCTGGTGGAACCCGAACAACCGTTCAGCGTCGCCGATTTTGTCGATCTGGCAAACGCGGCGATTGCCGACATCGCCGCCCGTGGTCAATGGCCGTTGCTGGTCGGTGGCACCGGGCTTTACATCCAGGCCCTGACGGCTGGACTGGCGGAGACGCCGCCGGCCGACCCCCGGCTGCGTGCCGCGTTGGAGGCCGAAGCGAGAGAACATGGTCTCGGCAGGCTCTACCGGCGGCTTCAGCAGGTTGACCCGCCGACCGCCGCCAGGCTCAGTCCCAATGATCAGGTGCGCATTGTCAGGGCCCTGGAGGTCGAGGCGCTGAGCGGTTGCCGGATGTCCGATTTTCAGGCCCGCCATGCCTTTTCCGAACATCCGTTCCGGCTGCTGAAGCTGGGTCTGCTGCAGAAAAGGGAGCATCTTTACCGGAGGATTGAACAGCGGGTTGACGCGATGTTTGCCGCCGGCCTGGTCGATGAAGTCAGGGCGCTGCTCGCCTCGGGATGTCCCGCTGATGTCAAGGGGCTGAAAACCATCGGCTACCAGGAAGTGATGGCCTATCTGCGGGGAGATTGCGATCTGCCGACCGCGATTGAGCTGGTGAAACGCAACAGCCGTCGCTATGCCAAGCGTCAGATGACCTGGTTTCGCCGGGATTCTTCCATTATTTGGGTTGACCCCGAGCGTGAGTTTGTTAGAATCACAGAGTTAATTGCCGAATTTAATGCAGCCTAA